One window of the Chloroflexota bacterium genome contains the following:
- the cax gene encoding calcium/proton exchanger, which produces MKPLYYLGVAAPIAILGDLLGWSPVAVFILSAAALIPLAGLLGQATEELTAHTGPRLGGLLNATLGNAAELIITIFAIRAGLLELVKASITGSILGNILLVLGLAMFFGGLRNGVQAFDREHAGMNATMMILAVVALIVPSVFSHTIDLVDHHGVEALSIGVAIAMLVLYALSLVYAFLPGRVPVQAHEHTPSKARWSVRTSLLWLVFATVLVAWLSEILVGAAEPVVEAWGISEFFLGIVIIPLVGNVAEHLVAVQAAWKNQMELGMAVAVGSSLQIALFVAPLLVFISLLFGNPLTLVFNEFELVALAGAALVAGIVALDGKSNWLEGAQLLAVYVITALAFYFLP; this is translated from the coding sequence ATGAAGCCTCTGTACTATCTCGGCGTGGCGGCCCCGATCGCGATCCTCGGCGACCTGCTGGGGTGGAGCCCCGTGGCGGTGTTCATCCTCTCGGCCGCGGCGCTGATCCCCCTCGCGGGGCTTCTGGGCCAGGCCACGGAGGAACTGACCGCGCACACCGGCCCACGGCTCGGCGGGCTTCTCAACGCCACACTGGGCAACGCCGCCGAACTCATCATCACCATCTTCGCCATTCGCGCGGGCCTGCTGGAATTGGTGAAGGCATCCATCACCGGCTCTATCCTTGGCAACATCCTGCTCGTCCTGGGTCTCGCCATGTTTTTCGGCGGCCTTCGCAACGGCGTGCAGGCGTTTGACCGCGAACACGCTGGCATGAACGCCACGATGATGATCCTCGCCGTCGTCGCCTTGATTGTGCCATCCGTGTTCAGCCACACGATTGACCTCGTGGACCATCACGGCGTGGAGGCGCTAAGCATCGGCGTTGCGATCGCCATGCTGGTGCTCTACGCGCTGAGCCTGGTGTACGCGTTCCTGCCGGGGCGGGTGCCGGTGCAGGCCCACGAGCACACGCCGAGCAAAGCGCGGTGGTCCGTGCGCACGTCGCTCCTGTGGCTGGTGTTCGCCACGGTCCTGGTGGCGTGGCTGAGCGAGATTCTGGTGGGCGCCGCCGAGCCGGTAGTGGAAGCCTGGGGCATCAGCGAGTTCTTCCTGGGCATCGTCATCATCCCTTTGGTGGGCAATGTGGCCGAACACCTGGTTGCCGTGCAGGCGGCCTGGAAGAACCAGATGGAACTGGGCATGGCGGTGGCCGTCGGTTCCAGCCTGCAAATCGCCCTGTTCGTGGCCCCGCTGCTCGTGTTCATCAGCCTTCTGTTCGGCAATCCGCTGACGCTCGTGTTCAACGAGTTTGAGTTGGTGGCGTTGGCGGGGGCCGCACTCGTGGCCGGTATCGTCGCCCTGGACGGCAAGAGTAACTGGCTGGAGGGGGCGCAGTTGCTGGCCGTGTACGTCATCACCGCCCTGGCGTTCTACTTCCTGCCGTAG
- a CDS encoding diacylglycerol kinase family lipid kinase encodes MKARLIYNPRAGQRDLTQDILAARDYLAAHGWFVDWFVENDPHRITELSREAAQASYDVVIASGGDGTISRVVNGLARTETALGVLPAGTGNAWAQEMGIPVSKVFTRRALLEAADVLLRGEIRTVDLGRAGEDYFLMWAGVGFDARVTEVVSWELRRHIGNLATWIAGFQVAPDYAGTPATITVDGKTYRSQFILTVIGNAQSYAGSVRMTPIARLDDGLLDVCVFKGKGFADTLKHLVNVLSQTHMISPDVEYYQGERIHIEADEPLPVHLDGDAMGRTPMDFGVAPKSLRVILPQNAPERLFISQ; translated from the coding sequence ATGAAGGCCAGACTCATCTACAACCCTCGCGCGGGGCAGCGCGATTTGACCCAAGACATCCTTGCCGCAAGAGACTACCTGGCGGCCCATGGCTGGTTCGTGGATTGGTTTGTGGAGAACGACCCGCACCGCATCACGGAACTGTCCAGGGAAGCCGCGCAGGCCAGCTACGATGTGGTGATCGCGTCGGGGGGCGACGGCACCATCAGCCGCGTCGTGAACGGCCTGGCCCGCACCGAGACCGCGCTGGGCGTGCTACCCGCAGGCACCGGCAACGCCTGGGCGCAGGAGATGGGCATCCCCGTGTCCAAGGTCTTCACGCGGCGGGCGCTGCTGGAAGCCGCCGATGTCCTCCTGCGCGGCGAGATACGGACGGTGGATTTGGGCAGGGCCGGCGAGGATTACTTCCTCATGTGGGCAGGCGTCGGCTTTGACGCCCGCGTAACCGAGGTAGTGAGTTGGGAACTGCGCCGCCACATCGGCAACCTGGCCACGTGGATCGCCGGCTTCCAGGTAGCCCCCGACTACGCCGGCACTCCGGCCACCATCACCGTGGACGGCAAAACCTACCGCAGCCAGTTCATCCTCACCGTCATCGGCAACGCCCAGTCGTATGCGGGCTCCGTGCGCATGACGCCCATCGCACGCCTGGACGATGGCCTGCTGGACGTGTGCGTGTTCAAGGGCAAGGGATTCGCCGATACGCTCAAGCACCTGGTCAACGTCCTTTCGCAGACTCACATGATCAGCCCCGACGTGGAGTACTACCAGGGAGAGCGCATCCACATAGAGGCCGACGAGCCGCTGCCCGTCCACCTTGACGGTGACGCGATGGGCCGCACTCCGATGGATTTCGGCGTCGCGCCCAAGTCGCTGCGCGTAATCCTGCCGCAGAACGCGCCCGAACGCCTCTTTATCTCGCAGTAG
- a CDS encoding PASTA domain-containing protein, producing the protein MEGRTQQDLVGGRYRILARAYADSRAITYRAEDTRSGERVALLVFRAPSGDAAPPLPGIRQILQRWAGVSHPALPALVGYGRDRGVEYAVAEWPGDFWLPRLVQKAGGLSVARVVDIGLQLCSLFSHLRQAGVSPAGLGLADFALDGRGNVRLLPGAAVRVFGLPAAGDARDDVARLLALLRAMLGDARTAPPDFASLLREDRYPDVHALAQALAAYWRSRWHSLPDRPAFRSLSLPQARPAARPATRVAPQPRPAQGWDAVGIALAVMALLAILGLVPLWATVYARYAAPVAMAPSPGAQDASSVVVPDLTGLDEATAWAVLAQAGLLAEVAGQQYSDAVPLGKVISQDPPGGQRAPRGSTVRLILSKGSDKTTVPNVVGQSYGAAEAALAGSNLNAARQDVWSESPSDTVIAQDPPAGTQVIPGTTVLLKVSSGRTLSINATLGDVARLLTVEADRGALRPGETLHVTFRWQALRPVQNRYSVFVHLVNASGQIVTQDDSEPARGSRPTTTWTAGEVIPDAHMLTVPADAPPGEYRVLVGLYLPEANERVPVVQSGRADSEGNALVVHRVAVSSP; encoded by the coding sequence ATGGAAGGCAGAACACAACAGGACTTGGTAGGCGGTCGCTATCGCATCCTGGCGCGGGCCTACGCGGACTCGCGGGCGATCACCTACCGCGCCGAGGACACGCGTTCGGGCGAGAGGGTGGCGCTTCTCGTGTTCCGCGCGCCGTCGGGCGATGCTGCGCCCCCGTTGCCCGGCATCCGGCAGATTCTGCAACGTTGGGCTGGCGTGTCGCACCCCGCGCTGCCCGCGCTTGTGGGCTACGGGCGGGATCGCGGCGTGGAGTATGCCGTGGCCGAGTGGCCGGGCGACTTCTGGCTCCCGCGCCTTGTCCAGAAAGCAGGCGGGCTTTCGGTGGCCCGCGTTGTGGACATCGGGCTGCAACTCTGCTCCCTGTTCTCCCATCTGCGCCAGGCGGGCGTTTCCCCCGCGGGGCTGGGGCTTGCGGACTTCGCCCTGGACGGGCGGGGTAACGTGCGGCTGCTGCCCGGCGCGGCGGTGCGCGTGTTCGGCCTGCCCGCCGCGGGAGACGCACGGGACGACGTGGCCAGGCTTCTCGCGTTGCTGCGCGCCATGCTGGGCGACGCCCGGACGGCGCCGCCGGACTTCGCATCGCTCCTGCGCGAGGACCGCTATCCCGATGTGCACGCCCTGGCCCAGGCGCTGGCGGCCTACTGGCGGTCGCGGTGGCATTCGCTTCCCGATAGGCCCGCGTTTCGCTCGCTCTCGCTGCCCCAGGCGCGCCCTGCGGCCAGGCCCGCGACGCGGGTGGCCCCACAACCCCGACCCGCGCAAGGGTGGGATGCCGTGGGTATCGCCCTGGCCGTCATGGCTCTTCTCGCCATTCTGGGCCTGGTGCCCCTTTGGGCCACGGTGTACGCGCGGTACGCCGCGCCTGTGGCGATGGCGCCGTCGCCGGGCGCGCAGGACGCCAGCAGCGTTGTGGTCCCCGACCTGACGGGCCTGGACGAGGCGACGGCCTGGGCGGTGCTGGCCCAGGCGGGCTTGCTGGCCGAGGTCGCGGGCCAACAGTATTCCGACGCCGTGCCCCTGGGCAAAGTCATCAGCCAGGACCCCCCGGGCGGGCAGCGAGCGCCGCGCGGGAGCACGGTGCGCCTCATCCTGAGCAAAGGATCCGACAAGACGACGGTGCCCAACGTGGTGGGGCAGTCGTATGGCGCAGCCGAGGCCGCGCTTGCCGGCAGCAACCTGAACGCCGCGCGGCAGGATGTGTGGAGCGAAAGCCCGTCCGACACGGTGATCGCCCAAGACCCGCCAGCCGGAACTCAAGTCATCCCGGGGACAACCGTGCTCCTGAAGGTTTCGTCGGGGCGCACTCTCAGCATCAACGCGACGCTTGGCGATGTGGCGCGCCTGCTGACGGTGGAAGCAGACCGGGGAGCGCTGCGCCCGGGCGAGACGCTCCACGTTACTTTCCGCTGGCAGGCGCTGCGGCCCGTTCAGAATCGGTACTCGGTCTTCGTGCACCTGGTGAACGCGAGCGGGCAGATCGTTACCCAGGACGACAGCGAGCCGGCCCGTGGGAGCCGCCCCACGACGACCTGGACGGCGGGGGAGGTTATTCCCGACGCCCACATGCTCACCGTGCCGGCCGACGCGCCGCCCGGCGAGTACCGCGTGCTGGTCGGCCTGTACCTGCCCGAGGCAAACGAGCGCGTGCCCGTGGTGCAATCGGGCCGGGCCGACTCGGAAGGGAACGCGCTGGTGGTCCATCGCGTCGCGGTGTCAAGCCCGTAA
- a CDS encoding alanine--glyoxylate aminotransferase family protein, translating to MNERQLLMIPGPISFDPAVLRAMSIPTDSHVSAEFIDLFGQALDDMLQVFLAPHGYPFVVAGSGTLAMELGLANLVEPGDRVLVLRTGVFGERFSDIARRQGAEVDEIVAPLGEVPDMAQVEAKLASAPYKVMAVTHVDTSTGVATDVKALAALAREHGALSVVDGVCATAGMECRQEEWGVDVYLTASQKAISVPPGLALLVASERAIEAFRRRKTLVRSYYADWGKWLPIMEAYRQRKAAYFGTPAVNLVYALRVSLAQILAEGMDARFLRHRRLSDGFKAAMAALGLRQVPARSEIAATTLTAVYYPDGVGAELLGKIAAEGVVVAGGLHPDIKTRYFRVGHMGPAGPSDILATVGAIERGLGALGYPVEMGRGVEAAQRAMGI from the coding sequence ATGAACGAACGCCAACTGCTGATGATCCCTGGCCCCATTTCGTTTGACCCCGCTGTGTTGCGCGCCATGTCCATCCCCACGGATAGCCACGTCAGTGCGGAGTTCATTGATCTGTTTGGCCAGGCGCTGGACGATATGCTGCAGGTCTTCCTAGCGCCTCACGGGTATCCGTTCGTTGTGGCAGGCTCGGGCACGCTGGCCATGGAACTGGGGCTGGCCAACCTGGTGGAGCCGGGCGACAGGGTGCTGGTGCTGCGCACGGGCGTGTTCGGCGAGCGGTTCAGCGACATCGCCCGCCGCCAGGGGGCCGAGGTGGACGAAATCGTGGCGCCGCTGGGCGAGGTGCCCGACATGGCGCAGGTGGAGGCCAAACTGGCGTCGGCCCCATACAAAGTCATGGCCGTAACCCACGTGGACACGTCCACCGGCGTCGCGACCGACGTCAAGGCGCTGGCCGCCCTGGCGCGGGAGCACGGCGCGCTGTCGGTTGTGGATGGCGTGTGCGCGACGGCGGGCATGGAGTGCCGCCAGGAAGAGTGGGGCGTGGACGTGTACCTCACCGCGTCGCAGAAGGCGATATCGGTGCCGCCCGGGCTGGCCTTGCTGGTGGCCAGCGAGCGGGCGATTGAGGCCTTTCGCCGCCGCAAGACGCTGGTGCGCAGTTACTACGCCGACTGGGGCAAGTGGCTGCCCATCATGGAAGCCTACCGCCAGCGCAAGGCTGCCTACTTCGGCACGCCGGCGGTCAACCTCGTGTACGCGCTCAGGGTCAGTCTGGCGCAGATTCTGGCCGAGGGGATGGATGCGCGGTTCCTGCGCCACCGACGGTTGAGCGACGGGTTCAAGGCGGCGATGGCGGCCCTGGGGCTGCGGCAGGTGCCTGCGCGCTCAGAGATTGCCGCCACGACCCTGACGGCGGTGTACTATCCCGATGGTGTGGGCGCCGAGTTGCTGGGCAAGATCGCGGCGGAGGGCGTGGTGGTGGCGGGCGGCCTACACCCCGACATCAAGACGCGCTACTTCCGCGTGGGCCACATGGGGCCGGCGGGGCCGTCCGACATCCTGGCGACGGTCGGCGCGATAGAGCGCGGCCTTGGAGCTTTGGGCTATCCGGTGGAGATGGGGCGCGGGGTAGAGGCGGCCCAGCGCGCCATGGGCATCTAG
- a CDS encoding RNA polymerase sigma factor, with protein MAESADAALVSQARSGDIGAFEALYKKYSTMVFRTAYAILRDRYAAEEVTQECFVRAYRSIGRVVECESLGPWLHRIAVNLSYNWWRQAQRYRILPLDFLAAGEHSARTESPQVALHRAEVSDVLAKALDTLGFDQRVALVLFYLGGFSIEEIAYVLDCPVGTVKSRLHYGRAKLRRALERLRQAEPEVVYEF; from the coding sequence GTGGCAGAAAGTGCGGACGCTGCCCTCGTCTCGCAAGCCCGGTCGGGCGACATAGGGGCCTTTGAGGCGCTGTACAAGAAGTACAGCACCATGGTGTTCCGCACGGCCTATGCTATCCTTCGCGACCGCTACGCCGCCGAAGAGGTTACGCAGGAATGCTTCGTGCGCGCGTACCGGAGCATCGGGCGCGTGGTGGAATGCGAGTCGCTGGGGCCCTGGCTGCATCGGATCGCCGTGAACCTGAGTTACAACTGGTGGCGGCAGGCGCAGCGTTATCGGATTCTGCCGCTGGACTTCCTGGCGGCGGGGGAGCATTCGGCCCGAACCGAGTCGCCCCAGGTGGCGCTTCACCGCGCCGAAGTGAGCGACGTGCTGGCGAAGGCGCTGGATACCCTGGGGTTTGACCAGCGGGTGGCGTTGGTGCTGTTCTATCTCGGCGGTTTCTCTATAGAGGAAATCGCCTACGTCCTGGACTGCCCGGTGGGCACGGTCAAGTCCAGGCTGCACTACGGGCGCGCGAAGTTGAGGCGCGCGCTGGAGCGGTTGCGGCAAGCAGAGCCAGAGGTCGTGTACGAGTTCTGA